A genomic window from Candidatus Kouleothrix ribensis includes:
- a CDS encoding thiol-disulfide oxidoreductase DCC family protein, producing MIIREPSPMSNADILFDGVCTLCTWSVQFILRRDPVGYFQFAALQSPTGQRLLTSHGCSATSDDRVVLIENHTVYTASDAALRITRQLKGAWPVLSLLLIVPKGLRDGIYSWIATHRYRWFGRTERCMIAAPGIRDRFLDSESHEQPD from the coding sequence ATGATTATACGGGAGCCATCACCAATGTCGAATGCAGACATTCTCTTTGACGGTGTCTGTACATTATGCACGTGGTCAGTCCAATTCATTCTCCGCCGTGACCCAGTCGGCTACTTCCAGTTTGCCGCACTCCAATCACCAACTGGTCAAAGATTGCTGACATCACATGGCTGCTCGGCAACATCGGACGATCGCGTTGTCCTGATTGAGAACCATACGGTTTATACGGCCAGTGATGCAGCTCTCCGAATCACACGACAGCTCAAGGGTGCGTGGCCTGTATTGAGCCTGCTATTGATTGTGCCAAAAGGTCTTCGCGATGGGATCTACTCGTGGATTGCCACGCATCGATATCGGTGGTTTGGTCGAACCGAACGCTGTATGATTGCCGCACCAGGAATTAGAGACCGGTTTCTCGATTCTGAGTCTCACGAGCAACCCGACTGA